ATCATGGATTTTCATAAAAGTTCCTCATCACTTCAGCGGCACGACTTGGCCACACTCCCCACAAAATATGGACGCTTGAGAATATTCTCGCCTAGTCGATTCACACTAATCCGAACTTTAGATATCCTGTCAACGGTGTTGTGTGCCTGGAAATTACTCAGGTGTTTAGGGAAGCCCCGGATAAATACTATGCGTTGCAGAAGAATTCTAGCTGCCGTTCTCATAGCACTGTATCTAGCAACGCAGCAGGAGTATTTCCATTCCCAGTACGCAAGATACAAGGCGTTGGTCactttgaaaaagatgTTAACGTCTTTGCAGAAGCTAAGCACGTTAATACACAATTATGGAATTaagctgaaggagctcAGCATTTACAAGCCGCTCTCGACATCTAAGCCTGGCACTAGTCCTGATCCCACTATAgcaaagatcaaagatcttctctcttCATGTCTGGATTTGCTATACTACAAATTGAAGTCAACGACTGAGAATTTGATCCCGCTGTGTAGCACCGCTTCACTCACAAAATACTGTGCGATGTACAATTTGGAAATGTCAGATCTGTTCCATTATCTAAACGAGGCAGCACCGGAGCTCGAGGACAAATCTGAAAGAATGTCTATCATGAGAAAATTCACACTCTGCACGCTTTTATCCCTGTCCTGTTACAACTCCTCAAGCGATGAGACCATGATGAGTTTTCTCTCGAGGCTGTTCCCAGATAGCATCCTTGAAATGCACGAAACATCTCCTGCCAAAGACGCCGATAGATACAGAGCAGTGAGCGAGAATTTACAACAATTCGATGATTTCGCCATTCAGCTCACGTCATCTTTAGTTAACCACAAGCACATTTTGCGTTCGTATGGCGATCTTAGTGAGATAACTGACGATAATGCCACAGCCCGTTGTAGAGCGGAACTACCTAAGACAAATCAACAGCTTAACGAAACCTTACAGTCTCTAAAGAGATTAGAGAGCTTTTTGGTTGCTTGTcaggaggaagagataTCGAAAGAGACGAGGGATGTTGTAACATACAGTTTGCAAGAGATCACATCAGCGTGGCGAAATTACGATACTCCTAACAATCAATGTGATCGACCGTTCCTAACATCGCCAAAAACAGGATTCTCCCTTaaagttttgaagaagccgtCATGGCAGTCACTGAAGTCGATTCCAAAGAATGGCAATATGCGGTTAAAGGATGAAATTGCATTTGAACAGGTTGATGACATGCAATCAGATATGGAGTTCGATTCGGACTTGGAGCGTCATAATAGCTACGAGAAGTTATGCTACGAAAGTGCTCGCTCTGAATCGGACAACCTTATTGAGCCAAAAGCTAAATCAGATGGGCGCCAAGATCTGCGCGAATTGACGGACGACGAACTTCGACATAAGCTGAATGAGGGCATTTCCAGATTGGCTGTCGAGAACAGGCAGGGTAGGGATAGAATCAGGACACAGAAGTCATTTGAACTTCTACGACAGAAAGATATAACGAAGAGAGTCCACAGACATGCATCGATTATGAGTAAAGATAGCATGACAATCGTTCAGAGCAGGCCTCCTAACGAGTCAAATTTCTCTTCTGAGGATTCAATTCCAGTTCTCTACGAACTCAAAGAACTTTTAGAGAAACAGCAGTAAATTAACAGCTTCCATTTGTGATGCAATAAGTAATTACTTATAGACTAGAATATAAGAATTGATAAAAAGGACTCAATGACATAGCAAAAAGGGGTCGCTTTCGATTATGACACCGCTTCTGTCGAAAGTTTTGCCGCTGTACTGGGATAAGTTCTCACCGGAGAAACTCATTCTCCCAGAAACTTCGATGTCCACGCCACTAGCGATCTTGGCGCCTGCTGCTTTTAACCGTGATGTTCCCAAAGTCAAATATGCAACTCGGCTCGTTTCCGGATTATCGTTTGAGCTGCCAGCACCATTCTTTAAAGGAGCAAATTCCTCAGCTCTCTCTACTTCCAGACAACCAAACTTATCCAGCGGAACCGTGGGAAAGACATCGAAGATAAACTGTTCTAATTTGATACCGTTAGGCGAGGTGGGCTTGCAAAACTGGCCAGTCTTGTTATCATAGACAGGAATTTTTTTCCGAGCGACATGATATGGCAAAGTGGCACACCAGTTGTCGAGCTCTCGTTGCAGTAACTCAACAGAATAATAATGGTTGACAATGTTAGCTGCACGGAATTTCAACAGACCACTCCCATCCTGAGCTTCTGCCAATTCCTTAGGGATCTCCGAGTACTCGATGACGCAAGGCTTGCCTTGCTTTGTAGCTATCAGCCCGACCGATTCGTGCGCGTCCCTCTTTCTAACCGCTTTGGTCGCCAGCTCAAACTTATGCTGGATCGCAAAACCAATGAAAGTAGGATCTGCAACCTTGGACAGAACGTTGTCCACACAATACATGTAAACATGCTTGATACCCTTCGCTGTGAAATCACTTAACAGGTCGTTGTCCTTCATTGCACGGTAAAGGCCACCATTTCCGTCCGGCGACGCCACCAGCTCCGTTGGCGAGCccagaagaagcttacTACCCTCCAGATCGAATGCTGGCAGCGTTCCCTGGTTGAAAAACGTAACCTGAGATGGCTTCAAGCCAAAGAACTTGTGCTTCGCGAAGAATTCTTCGGTCGCCGCTCTAGTTGGAACGGAAGTCATAACGTACCAT
Above is a genomic segment from Torulaspora globosa chromosome 1, complete sequence containing:
- the INP2 gene encoding Inp2p (ancestral locus Anc_2.347), with the translated sequence MKEELIDPHVQFPGLQIFSSWKNSSKNVRNLQNTSKRPAFNQHYLPSEETLVLAVHNDPNQFGSWVKFPERRSTDLHDYSPTVVGSDCFEKYEIPQKPETAKFWSKIISEIFRELPDDSNDQFIEEFQYTVISSDSLNDPNGFRFSFSAKKSIMDFHKSSSSLQRHDLATLPTKYGRLRIFSPSRFTLIRTLDILSTVLCAWKLLRCLGKPRINTMRCRRILAAVLIALYLATQQEYFHSQYARYKALVTLKKMLTSLQKLSTLIHNYGIKLKELSIYKPLSTSKPGTSPDPTIAKIKDLLSSCLDLLYYKLKSTTENLIPLCSTASLTKYCAMYNLEMSDLFHYLNEAAPELEDKSERMSIMRKFTLCTLLSLSCYNSSSDETMMSFLSRLFPDSILEMHETSPAKDADRYRAVSENLQQFDDFAIQLTSSLVNHKHILRSYGDLSEITDDNATARCRAELPKTNQQLNETLQSLKRLESFLVACQEEEISKETRDVVTYSLQEITSAWRNYDTPNNQCDRPFLTSPKTGFSLKVLKKPSWQSLKSIPKNGNMRLKDEIAFEQVDDMQSDMEFDSDLERHNSYEKLCYESARSESDNLIEPKAKSDGRQDLRELTDDELRHKLNEGISRLAVENRQGRDRIRTQKSFELLRQKDITKRVHRHASIMSKDSMTIVQSRPPNESNFSSEDSIPVLYELKELLEKQQ
- the QRI1 gene encoding UDP-N-acetylglucosamine diphosphorylase (ancestral locus Anc_2.348), with translation MEVKKLYEEAGQLQLFDHWETLSAEDQQSLLENLSAVAKRTTPQELVSKCRDALTLSAANASDGTQIEPLPTTSYQTVIGNEEAQKAYWNLGLEAIVKGEVAVILMAGGQGTRLGSSQPKGCYDIGLPSGKSLFQIQADKILRLQDLSGSQHAIPWYVMTSVPTRAATEEFFAKHKFFGLKPSQVTFFNQGTLPAFDLEGSKLLLGSPTELVASPDGNGGLYRAMKDNDLLSDFTAKGIKHVYMYCVDNVLSKVADPTFIGFAIQHKFELATKAVRKRDAHESVGLIATKQGKPCVIEYSEIPKELAEAQDGSGLLKFRAANIVNHYYSVELLQRELDNWCATLPYHVARKKIPVYDNKTGQFCKPTSPNGIKLEQFIFDVFPTVPLDKFGCLEVERAEEFAPLKNGAGSSNDNPETSRVAYLTLGTSRLKAAGAKIASGVDIEVSGRMSFSGENLSQYSGKTFDRSGVIIESDPFLLCH